Proteins from a genomic interval of Odontesthes bonariensis isolate fOdoBon6 chromosome 7, fOdoBon6.hap1, whole genome shotgun sequence:
- the uri1 gene encoding unconventional prefoldin RPB5 interactor 1 has protein sequence MAEKGKMNVEHLGGIARLRKEHKKVVTGCESRIQHWKKLSGDYEALNDRLKTLPDQLSYDIMVPFGPLAFMPGKLVHTNEVTVLLGDNWFSKCSAKQAQKIVDHRMKYVKKELDDLSMTMKNFEARVGFAKDLEAMSAGKGDYVDIREEAENNDSVVTKGKQRIAHKPNSKPKSDVVFDLKEEDEKNNEESGDRGRKDIMTEEELWAHLDELEKLEEHQDEQDRLSDNTDMNGEDTSSSSSEEEKEGDPASPANGLSLKPSWTSVTHSKPPLTDRKEEEDYEEEEEEGDTLPTIFFSHTIEPKKVRINTGKNTTLKFSERKEQKEHSKRKKKNGHSNGHSHHELHKITTPADIYRLFVDVKNGEPIPRKSILKSRSRENSVCSDTSESSAADFEERRMIGRSFSHDDAMHSDTSDGITEEDSPTTAPLHTSSRFEIKEKAFSGTVVEKDPMPSAVPHLTIVPPALPTILERKQEEVAPDVAPNQQVPKKVSKFKAARLQQM, from the exons ATGGCTGAAAAAGGTAAAATGAATGTGGAGCATCTCGGTGGAATTGCAAGGCTCCGTAAGGAACACAAAAAG GTGGTGACAGGCTGCGAGAGTCGGATTCAGCACTG GAAGAAGTTATCAGGCGACTATGAAGCCCTAAATGACCGCCTCAAAACCCTACCAGATCAGCTATCTTATGACATCATG GTGCCATTTGGCCCTTTGGCCTTCATGCCTGGGAAGCTGGTGCACACCAACGAGGTCACAGTGTTGCTGGGTGACAACTGGTTCTCTAAGTGCTCTGCCAAGCAAGCTCAAAAGATCGTCGATCACAGGATGAAGT ACGTGAAGAAAGAATTAGATGATCTATCCATGACGATGAAAAACTTTGAAGCAAGAGTTGGGTTTGCAAAGGATTTGGAGGCCATGTCAGCA GGTAAAGGGGACTATGTCGATATCAGAGAGGAGGCTGAAAACAATGACTCTGTTGTCACCAAAG GAAAGCAAAGAATAGCTCACAAACCAAATTCTAAGCCCAAGTCGGATGTGGTGTTTGATCTAAAAGAAGAGGATGAGAAGAATAATGAAGAGAGCGGAGACAGAGGCAGAAAAGACATCATGACTGAGGAAGAGTTGTGGGCTCATTTGGATGAACTTGAGAAACTGGAGGAGCATCAAGATGAGCAGGACAG ATTATCAGATAATACAGACATGAATGGAGAGGACACATCATCCTCTTCCTccgaggaggagaaggagggagatcCTGCATCTCCAGCAAATGGCCTGAGTTTGAAGCCAAGCTGGACTTCTGTGACTCACAGTAAACCGCCACTAACAGACAggaaagaggaagaagactatgaggaggaggaggaggaaggcgaCACTTTGCCCACCATCTTCTTCTCTCACACAATCGAACCCAAGAAG GTGAGGATAAACACAGGAAAGAACACCACATTGAAGTTTAGTGAGCGGAAAGAGCAGAAGGAACAttcaaagaggaaaaagaaaaatggccaCAGTAATGGACACTCTCATCATGAACTTCACAAAATCACCACTCCAGCAGACATTTACAG GTTGTTTGTGGATGTGAAGAACGGGGAGCCCATCCCAAGGAAGTCCATCCTGAAGTCACGTAGTAGAGAGAACAGTGTGTGCAGCGACACAAGTGAGAGCAGTGCCGCTGACTTCGAAGAGCGCAGGATGATTGGACGCAGCTTTAGTCATGATGACGCAATGCACAGCGACACCAGTGATGGCATTACAGAGGAAGACAGTCCCACCACCGCGCCGCTGCATACCTCCAGCCGTTTTGAGATTAAAGAGAAG GCATTTTCAGGTACAGTGGTAGAAAAGGACCCAATGCCTTCTGCTGTCCCCCATCTGACCATTGTTCCACCAGCTCTGCCAACCATTCTCGAGAGGAAACAGGAGGAGGTAGCACCTGATGTTGCCCCAAATCAACAGGTGCCAAAGAAGGTGTCGAAGTTCAAAGCTGCCAGGCTGCAACAAATGTGA